Within Streptomyces roseirectus, the genomic segment CGCTGAACGCGGCCTGCCCCAGACCGGTGACCTCGGCGGACCGCACCACGCGCATCCCCGCCGACGCCGGATCCCCGGCCAGGCCGCGCGCGGCCGTGACCTCGGCGTCGTAGGAGCGGCTGGAGGAGCTGAGCGTCAGCAGCGACGTCCGGTCCGCCGAGGCGTAGCTGCACGAGTCGAGGGCGGCGCGCGGGGCGGGCACGGGGGCGGTCAGCACCTGGCGCGCGGTGGCCGCGTCGAGCACGTCGCACAAACGGGAGGCCGAGGGGGCCGTCACCCGGTCGGCGGCGCTCGGAGCCGCGCCGGCGCACGAGGCGAGCAGGCCGCACAGCACGGCGACGGCGGCGGGCAGCGCGGCATGGGAGAGAGGCGGGTACGCCGGTTCGCGAGGCCCCTGTGCGTGTGTCATGTGTCCTCTCACTCTTGCTGTTCCGAGAGAGGAGCATCGCGCCGGGGGCCTCGCGTCGGCCATCGGTAGTTCTACCTTTGTACGACGGTCAGGGGCTCCCCGCCGCAGCTTCCGGCGAAGTAGGAGCTGGACCAGAAGTGGCCGCCCCACAGGTACCGGCGTACGTGGGTGTCGTACTCCTTGCGCGGAAGGCGGGCGGAGACGCCCTTGAGGGAGTTGACCAGTTGGGAGAGCTGGGCCTTCGGCGGGTGGTGCACGAGCAGGTGGACGTGGTCCTCCTCGCCGTTGAACTGCTTCAGCTCGGCCTCGAAGTCCGTGCAGACCTCGCGCATGATCTCTTCGCATCTGGTGGGCATGGTGTGGTGACATGAACTCAATGGCAAAGTGTCCGCATGGCTTCGGAACTCGGTTTGGTGAAGCGGCAGTTCGGGCATCGTGCCCGGCTGGCGCTGTCCCCTGTCGAGGTCCGGATCATCGATGAGCAGGCGCATGCGGCCCGCACTCTGTGGAACTGCCTGCACTCCTGGTGGCGGATGATGCCGAAGAGTGACACGAAGCTGTATCTCGCCGATGTGGCGATCCGGCAGGCCCGCAAGGACCTCGATCACCTCGCTGTCCTCCCGGCTCAGGCCGCGCAGGCCGTCTTGAAGACATACCACCGGGCGTGGGTGAACTGCTGGGAGGGCCGGGCTGAAGAGCCGAACTACAAGGGTCGCTTCCGCTCTGTGATGTCTGTGGACATCCCGCAGGGCCGTGACCTGAACATCGTCCGCGTGCACCGTCGGTGGGGCATGGTCAGCATTCCCAAGGTCGGCCGGGTCCGCTTCCGCTGGACCAAAGACCTCCCGGTCGGGAAGCGGGCGGACAAGGAGAACCGGATCACCGGCGCCCGCCTCGTGAAGGACGCTTTGGGCTGGCACATCGCCTTCCGCGTCCAGGTTTTGGAGGCCAAGCCCGATCCCCACCAGGGGCCGGAAGTCGGCATCGACGCCGGAGTGAACATCCCCCTCGCCCTCTCGGACGGGAATCACCAGGACCACGGGCGCCCGCCCCGCCTGCAGGACGGCACCGCCGACCGCGACAAGTGGCTGACGCCCAAGGAGAAGGCCAAGCTCCTCGAACTGGAGCGGCAGGCCGCGCATCAGAAGTCTTTCCGCAAGAAGGGGGAGAAGCCCTCCCGCCGCTTGCAGCACACCTACGACCAGATCAAGCAGCTCCGAGCAACAGCCACGCGACGAGCCCTCGACTGGCAGCATCAGACCACCACCCACCTCGCCCGCACCTACAGCACGGTCGTGGTGGAACAGCTCGACATCCTCGGCATGACCAAAGCCCCCGTGCCCAAGCCCAACCCCGCAGGCGCGGGCGCGTTCCTGCGCAACGGTGCCGCAGCGAAGGCCGGGCTCAACCGCTCCATCGCCCAGGAGGCATGGGGCCGGACCGTGACGATGCTGACGTACAAGACCGCCCGATACGGCGGCCGGCTCGTCAAGGTCCCCGCCCCGCACACCTCCCGGCGATGCTCCGCCTGCGGCGTCATCACTCCCGGCAGCCGGGAGAGCCAGGAGAAATTCGTGTGCAAGAACTCCGACTGCGGCTTCGTCGGCAATGCCGACTGGAACGCGGCCCGGAACGTCTTGCACCTGTACCGGACCGGCCACGTCATCGTGGAGGTCCCGGCCGCCGGAAGGCGCGGTCGCAGGGCGGGTAAAACCGTCAAACCCGTCGCCGCAAGGTAGACAGGAATCCCCTTCCTGAGCCTGCGAAGGGAGGGGAGAACTTCAATCAGGCGGAGCCGAACTGCGTGAAGAACTTCCACACTTCGGCCGGCAGCCAGGTCCGTGAGCCGCTGTCGCCGGGGGCGCCGTCCTGCGGGGCGGCGATGTGGCCCTCGTCGAACGCGGCCCAGGTGACCGGGTGTCCGGCGGAGCACCCGGCGTAGGTGGTCACGCGGTGGGAGAGGCTGCCCTGCGCGGGCTCGGGCGGGTTCTGCGCGGTGCAGCCGTTGGCGCGGACGAACCGGTCACGCAGCGACCGTCCGCCGGAGATGCCGAGGACGTTGTCCCGCAGCCCGT encodes:
- the tnpA gene encoding IS200/IS605 family transposase, with the translated sequence MRLLIDDPDLDRGQRQPGTMPELPLHQTEFRSHADTLPLSSCHHTMPTRCEEIMREVCTDFEAELKQFNGEEDHVHLLVHHPPKAQLSQLVNSLKGVSARLPRKEYDTHVRRYLWGGHFWSSSYFAGSCGGEPLTVVQR
- a CDS encoding RNA-guided endonuclease InsQ/TnpB family protein, which codes for MASELGLVKRQFGHRARLALSPVEVRIIDEQAHAARTLWNCLHSWWRMMPKSDTKLYLADVAIRQARKDLDHLAVLPAQAAQAVLKTYHRAWVNCWEGRAEEPNYKGRFRSVMSVDIPQGRDLNIVRVHRRWGMVSIPKVGRVRFRWTKDLPVGKRADKENRITGARLVKDALGWHIAFRVQVLEAKPDPHQGPEVGIDAGVNIPLALSDGNHQDHGRPPRLQDGTADRDKWLTPKEKAKLLELERQAAHQKSFRKKGEKPSRRLQHTYDQIKQLRATATRRALDWQHQTTTHLARTYSTVVVEQLDILGMTKAPVPKPNPAGAGAFLRNGAAAKAGLNRSIAQEAWGRTVTMLTYKTARYGGRLVKVPAPHTSRRCSACGVITPGSRESQEKFVCKNSDCGFVGNADWNAARNVLHLYRTGHVIVEVPAAGRRGRRAGKTVKPVAAR